Sequence from the Aquimarina sp. Aq107 genome:
TCTTTTGTAAAGTTTTTGCCTCTTATAATAAATTATAACAAAACTAATAAGAATCAAAACTGTAACTATTAAAATTAAAAGTTTAAACCTTGAATTATTTTGATTTAATTTTAAATTTTTAATTATTCTATTTCTTTCAGCAATAAGTAATTTTGTATCAAATTCTTTTACTATCTCGGATTTTAAACTTTCATTTCTCCTATTCGAAATACTATCAAGGGTAATTAACTTACCCATAAACTTTAATTGATTAGGTACATCCTTTTTCTTTTCAAAGTATTTAATTAGAAGTTCAAACACTTTCCTATTATCATTAGAATAGTTTTGCTTGGTAATCAAAGAATCTAATTTTAACAGATATGGAATTGCCTTCTCCTCTCTATTTAGTCCAACTAAGGACTCTGATATTTTTTGATAGCAATAAATAGCATTTGTTTCGCTGTAAGAAGGGGAATTATTATTAAGTTTCGCAGTTTTGTATAATGAATCAAGGGCTTTATCATAATTTTGAAGCATATAACTATTTACTCCATTTAATAAAAGAAAAGTAGCATATGAGTCTGTATCATTCTTTTTTAGACTTTTAAAAATTCCCTTGTTAATATAACTGGAAGCCGAATCTGGTATATTGGACCTATGAAAAGAATCTGAAATTGCAAACAAACTACTTATGTAAATTCCGTAATATTTATTAATAGTATCTTGTGTTTTTACATACTCAATATTTTCCTTAAAAAACTTAATTGCCTCTTTAAAATCCCCAGTTGAATTTTTTAACAAACCAATATTGTGTTTGATAGCCATGTTCTGGAAGCTATTATTATTATTTTTGGCATACTCAAAAGCTACTAGATAATTTTGAAGAGCCTGTTTATTTTGAGATTTTCTAAAATAATATCTACCTTTCCACAAGTAAGCTAATCCTGGATAATCCTTGTTTTTAATATTTTTAGTTAAATCAATTAAACTATCAAGATAGATTAATGAAATAGTATCTTTAAGAGAAGAAGCTAGAAATTTATATCCATCAGCAATTCTTAAAATATCTTCAGCTCTTTTAGCCTTTTTCATATAATATTTTAAATAGACTGTTGAACTTTTAGACTTGATATTTGAATTATTAAACAACTCTTTTAATTCCTCAAAAGTCTTATTTTTCAATGAATCTTTAAACAACTCTTTTTGAGAACCGTCAACCGCCAATTTAGAGTTTTGAGAAAAGATGAAATTGGTAATTATGAAAATCCCAAAAACACAACTTCTTACTAAAGTAATTTTATTCATATAAAACCTTTTACAACAAGAGCATTACAATAATTTAACGTGTTGTTTTACAGTTACTTAAATATTAACCAATTTATAAAATAATAGTTTCAATTTATAAATTGAAATAACTCATACTTGCACTAACGCAAATCTCTAACATATATTTGCCTCGATCAAAATTTGATCTTGATATCAAATCAGTTACAAAGCTAAAATAAAAAACTAAAGAGACTGTACAGATTTCCGTAATTGATAATAACAACAAAACGAATGGCATACTAAAAATAGCTAACCTATAGATCTGACCAATTTAGCAGATCTAAATAATTCATAAAATCATTCTACTGCAACTACAAGTTTGCAGACTTTATAAACGGTGTTTACAAACACCGACAAGGTATCTTATGTCTAATTTAAAAGGGAAACACAACAATATGAACACAACAAAAAATCAACAAATCATAGATGGAATCATTGCTGGGGATAGTATGATTCTAAAGTCATTTTACAAAAAAAAACCTACCTCCTGTCAGAAAGCTAATTAGACAATATCAAGGAACTGCAGAAGATGTAGAAGATATATTTCAGGAAGCCTTGGTATTACTTTATCATAAGCTACGTTCTGGAAACATAGAACTACCTATATCTTCTATAGAAACCTACTTTATTGGAATTTGTAAAAATCTGTGGAGAAACAAATTACGCAAACAACGCAGGATAGAACATCAAGAAATTAACGAAAAAAATCTGGCAGATACATCAGATTCAATTTTAATCGGAATTACAAAAGAACACCAACTTGATATCTTTCATAAACACCTTAATAACCTAAGCAATAGCAGTAAAAATGTATTAAATCTATTTTTTGAAGGAAAAAGCATGAAAGATATTGCTAGCAGTACCGGATATACTGAGGGATATACACGCAAAAAGAAATGCATAATTAAAGAACGTCTATACAAAATGGTTCAAAACGATCCTGTGTACAAGGAATTGGTAGCTTAATAAAAAATTCAGCATATAAGAGTTGACATTATCCATGTCCTGAAACGTAGCAAAATGTCATCATAATAAAAAAATAACAATTCGAGGTAACATTTCGATTCGTAATGACACAATACACTAGTAACTAACAATATAATCCAACATATTTCAATTAAACAAGAACCTCAAACATTTTATAAACTTTTAAAATCATAAACTATGAAACGAAAACTCTTTTTCATGTTGATCCTACTATTAGGGTTTGTATCTCATTCTCAAACAGTTTTGGACTTTACCTATGATCCATCAGGTAATCAAATGCTTAGAAAAGAAGGAACTGCTTCCAGAAGTGTTCAAACCGCTGTATCAGATAGCATATCTTACAATAAAGATCCACTAAATGAATTAACCGCTGAAGTAATCGAAAATCATTTCACGGTTTCTCCTAACCCTACTACAGGAGCGGCAACCCTTCGTTGGGATCCTATGTTTTCGGAACAAATAATCAATATTGAACTAATCAGCTTGATTACCAGTGAAAAAACTCCAATAAAACGGACCAGAGGAAACTCATTGAGCATCGATCTATCAGGAAAAGTAACTGGACTTTATGTGGTGACTTTTTATCTCAATAATGAAACTGTAAATAAAGTGCAGAAAAAAATCATAAAACTCTAAAATACACATCATACAAACATCTTTAAAATCAGCGTAGATGAAAACAAAACATATCACATACTTATGTGCCTTCTTTTTATGGATACTAAGTATACAAACACAAGCACAGGAAGCTACCAATCTACACCCAGTAGATGAATTCTCGTATACCAAACATCGGGCAACAGTATCTTTTACTGAAAATACAACTTCTAAAAATAACAAAGTATCAACCGCTAAAGAAACCGCTTTCAGCACAAAAAGTAGTAGCAGAGAAGCCGGAATAACTCCGGGTATTTTTAATGTTTCTCTAACCGGAGCAGCTACCTATACTGTTCCTATTAACGTACCTCCAGGAATCGCAGGAGTTTCACCGGAAATCAGCATCGCTTATAATAGCCAATCCGGTGAAGGAACTATTAGTAATGGCTGGAACATAGGTGGACTATCTTCCATTACCAGAATATCGTCTACTAAGTATCATGATGGTTCGATAGACCCTGTTGATTTTGATGCCTTAGATCGTTTCGCTTTAGATGGACAACGGTTAGTTTTAAAAACAGGAACCTATGGAGCGAATGGAGCAGAATATCAAACAGAGAATTATTCCAATCTAAAAATAACTTCTCACGGGACTTCTCCTTATGGTGCTAGTTACGGACCTTCTTATTTTATGGTCAAATATCCAGATGGCTCTACGGCTTTTTATGGTAATACAACTGCTTCACGATCTCGATTGGAATATGCTTTAACCACTTGGGAAACTCCACAGGGTATTCGAATTACATACCAATATACTGCTCAAGATAATGTACTTCAAATTTCTAAAATATTATATGGCTCTAAAGGAAGTGCTACGGCTATTAACGAAATTCGATTTATATACGGTAATAGAGCTGTAGCACAAAATACAGCGGTTGTAAACACGGGATTTACTAGAAAAAAGATACCAACAGAGATACAGGTCTATGGAAACGGAAGTCCTTATAAAAATTACCTGTTAACATATCGCACCGAAATAAATTGGGGTGTCAATAAAAGTATACAAAATCTGCATAAAATTACAGAATACACTGGGGATAAAAGTAAATCATTACAACAGATTATTTTTGGTTACGGAATCGATGATGGGAAAACAAA
This genomic interval carries:
- a CDS encoding helix-turn-helix domain-containing protein, which gives rise to MNKITLVRSCVFGIFIITNFIFSQNSKLAVDGSQKELFKDSLKNKTFEELKELFNNSNIKSKSSTVYLKYYMKKAKRAEDILRIADGYKFLASSLKDTISLIYLDSLIDLTKNIKNKDYPGLAYLWKGRYYFRKSQNKQALQNYLVAFEYAKNNNNSFQNMAIKHNIGLLKNSTGDFKEAIKFFKENIEYVKTQDTINKYYGIYISSLFAISDSFHRSNIPDSASSYINKGIFKSLKKNDTDSYATFLLLNGVNSYMLQNYDKALDSLYKTAKLNNNSPSYSETNAIYCYQKISESLVGLNREEKAIPYLLKLDSLITKQNYSNDNRKVFELLIKYFEKKKDVPNQLKFMGKLITLDSISNRRNESLKSEIVKEFDTKLLIAERNRIIKNLKLNQNNSRFKLLILIVTVLILISFVIIYYKRQKLYKRRFEEIIKEKVKLEEPKKNEITQEELDIPSDIINDILEKLTVFEKENHFLDSSIKMSLVASKFETNSSYFSKVINVYKGKNFANYVNDLRIEYCIQKLKNDNKFRRYAIKYIGEEVGFKSVQSFSRAFYKNTGIQPSYFIKNLE
- a CDS encoding RNA polymerase sigma factor; its protein translation is MRQYQGTAEDVEDIFQEALVLLYHKLRSGNIELPISSIETYFIGICKNLWRNKLRKQRRIEHQEINEKNLADTSDSILIGITKEHQLDIFHKHLNNLSNSSKNVLNLFFEGKSMKDIASSTGYTEGYTRKKKCIIKERLYKMVQNDPVYKELVA